DNA from Oncorhynchus masou masou isolate Uvic2021 chromosome 5, UVic_Omas_1.1, whole genome shotgun sequence:
atgaggtgagataagggaggtaaaggcaataaataggccatggtggcgaagtaaatacaatatagcaattaaaacactggaatggtagatttgactgtagatgagtgtgcaaagtagaaatactggggtgcaaagtagaaatactggggtgcaaaggagcaaaataaatacagtaggtgaagaggtagttgtttgggctatttgtagattggctatgtacaggtgcagtgatctgtgagctgctctgacagctggagcttaaagctagtgagggagataagtgtttccagtttcagagatttttgtagttcgttccagtcattagcagcatAGAACTGGagggagaggcggccaaaggaggaattggctttgggggtgacaagtgagatatacctgctggaacgcgtgctacgggtgggtgctgctatggtgaccagcgagcagagataaggcgggactttacctagcagggtcttgtagatgacctggagccagtgggtttggcgacgaatatgaagcgagggccagccaatgagagcgtacaggtcccagtggtgggtagtatatggggttttggtgacaaaacggatggtactGTGATTTATTGCGTTTTTCTACCACAACCACTAAGCCATTAATTCCATAAGGTTCCCACTGTCTTGTGAAAATGGGAGAAGTATCACTCTTTACTTGTTGGAGAACATTGTATGTTTGAAATCGGATCATTTCCTAAATTCTTCAAAAGAAATGAAGCATTTTTTAAAAATACATTCTGACATGTAgaaatatttttgggggattGATGGTAACACTACATTAAGGTTCATCCTTTTAGCTACTGTAATTATCCAATAAAACATTTGAAAACATAATAGCATTTCTAAAAAGTGTGTCTGTCTCTTCACACTGTTGATTATAATGGGAGGGGCTGGGTTGTAGCCTCCCTAAGATCAGATGCGAGAGGCAAGTTTATGGTAATTAAGGGTCCAAGACTCTTTTATAGGGAATCAGAATCCTACCACAAGTCTCTCTGGGTGTGTTGTTGGGTTTTTAAGAATTGGATAAGGGTAAGGAACTGGGCAGAGAAAGGACACACAACCACGCACAATGAGGACTTTACTGGCGGTACTGGTGTTGGCTATCTCATCAGCTGCTTTAGAAGCAAGTGAGTATATATGGATTACTTTCTAAATTACTATTTGATTAAACACTGGTTGCTCCATCCTGTCTTTCTTGAGTTATGTGCAGTGTTGGACGGGAGATGGGGCTGAGGTAGAATGAATTGAAATAATGGAAATATTCTCACTGAGTATTGCTAAGTACTCACTGAGCAATGACATTTGTGCAAACAATCCCTTTTAGTAGTGaaatgtttgttctatatttCCCCAAAATATAAACTAATTGCATGTTTTGTATTCCAAAAACTCTTACATTTGACTAATCAATACATATGATATAACTTGTCTGAGGATCTGTCAATCATCATATTATTAATGAGAAACAAGAACAGTTAATTGTATGGTTGTTTACACGCTAATGGTACTTGGACAAGCTCAACAAACATAAGTAATAGCGAGTAAGTGGTCTCCGTCATATCTTGAACTCAGTTTTTTAAATGGTTTCCTTTATTCTGAGGGTCTTTATAGAAACTGAGCTTTAAAGCCTGAACATTGTATTTTGCATTGCCATTGAAAAGGATTAATAATAATCTATGCATTACTGCCTCCTCAATACACTGCATATATACTCAATAAATATCTGTATATAGTAAAACGTTTCAATACTTGGTGACTATACAGGACCACCAGTGTCTGAAATTACAACATTTTCAAAGAGTATAGTATACCGGTATAATCTTCTAAATAACACCATTTTGTGCAGTTCATCTTTAAAGTGTGGAGAATTGAATTAAGAAGATCCTGAGTAAATTCATGTTAAGCTTCGACATGAGTTCATCATGCAATTAATTTTGGAAGTACATTTAGGGAATAATTCTGTAGACCAAAAAAAAGGTTTTTGGCATGCCTTGTCTACATTAATCTCACATTAGCAAGAATTCCACCACTGTGTAATATACAGTAGGATAGCATGTCTATTAACTACTGACAGGGTGGGCCACAGATTACATGCTTGTAATCAAGAATAGCGCAATCACATGCCAAGTTGATCTCCAAACCCTAAAATTCTTCTGTGCATTCTGTGCATCCTAATATTTTTTTCCCTGAGGAAACGTTAGTACTAAAGTTGTTGTTTCACTATCAATCATGAGGTTCAAAGTATTATCTACCAATGTGATGCATTTAATGGATATCCAAACCAAGCCACAAGCTGTAGTTCACTTGGTAGGAGATATCAGTCTTTTCATTGGCAATCAGTTTGAAGTGTGACTATGTGATTAATGACTGCACATGATAACGATATTATGGCTTGTCATTATGAGTGAGTCATTTTAGAGGATGCATTCCTGGGATTGTATGATAGTACTGTATATGCCAAGGGGAATACAAGGGGCTCATAATAACAGAAGATAATGTAGTTGTTGCGGTTTCCTAAATCCTGAACTTGCACCTAATGATACATAATCACGATTTCAGTCATATATCACACACTCGCGCGTGCGCACAAACTCGTATGTGTgacgtgcacacacaaacacacacacagtggtagtAGAGTGAGCCCGCCCTGGTGTCTGAACTCCACAGAGGCTCTCCTCCTTCCAGCATTTGGGATTACGGCTGCCTGTGCTCAATTGACAGTCACATGAAAGGGATTGACGGGGATTGCAGGGGCCGTGTGACTCGCCTGGAACCTCCACCTCGCTCTCCCCCTTCCACAACCATCAAAGAAATACCTGAACTACCCACCACCGCTATCTACCCCCTCAAACAACTATATTTTATGCTTCTTTCAGTAAAATGGTAGTAAATGTCTTTTCCCACACCCCATCTTGTGCCCATTTGCCAAGCTGTAACATCATGATGATAACGTTTCCTCTACCCAGGGTAGGCAACAGGGCAGCGAACACTTCACCATATAATACGGTCAAAAAAAATGGAATAGCTATGGTTGTATTTTCAGGAAGGAGGGGTCAGATCCTGTAGGTTTGGAGAAGTAGAAATTGTGTCAACATGTTCAATAAGCATTTGAGCCATGGTTATATACATTCCAGGTCTGAGTAGTAGATCTTTGTATGACATTCACTCAAAGGACATTGTAAAAGTAAATGCTAATTAATTAGCCCGGTAGGTAGAGAGTTCTGGGTGCCAGGATCCTGTTCCTGACTAATGTCTAGACAATAGCAATGTTTTGATAAAATACCGTTTTCAACCTCAGATTTACATCTAGATTTAATTGTGGAGTGGTCAATTGGCAACTGGCCAAGTGGTCTTACAAACAGATTTACATTTAGGGTTTTTGCTGTTGCCTGATGGGAATACCTCACCACTGCCACTGGTGATGTTACATCACTGATTAAACCTCAATAATATGATAAATATGAATGTAGTAGTTCactacagtaccagtcgaaagtttggacacacctactcattcaagggttttctttatttctgctattttctacattatagaataatagtgaagacatcaaaactataaaatagcacatatggaatcatgtagtaaccaaaaaagtgttaagcaaatcaaaatatattttatatttgagattcttcaaagtagccttgttgacagctttgcacactcttggcattcttgcttcatgaggtagtgccttaacaggtgtgccttgattaatttgtggaatttctttccttaatgcatttgagccaatcagttgtgttgtgacaaggtaaggttggtatgcagaagatagccctatttggtaaaagacccaagtccatattatggcaagaacagctcaaaaaagaaaagagaaatgacagtccatcattactttaagacacgttttttcaagtgcagtcgcaaaaaccatcaaacactataatgaaactggctctcatgaggaccgccacaggaaaggaagacccagagttacctctgctgcagaggataagttcattcgcattaccagcctcagaaattgcagcccaaataaatgcttcacagagttcaagtaacagacacatctcaacatcaactgttcagaggagactgcgtgaatcaggcctttgtggtcaaattgtaagtcgctctggataagagcgtctgctaaatgacttaaatgtaaatgtaaatgtaaattgctgcaaagaaaccactactaaccactaccaataaaaagaagagacttgcttgggccaagaaacacaagcaatgatgagtccaaatttgagatttttggttccaaccgccgtgtctttgtgagatgcagagtaggtgaatggatgatctccgcatgtgtagttcccaccttgaagcatagaggaggaggtgtgatggtgtggggtgctttgctggtgacactgtctgtggacaatgacccaaaacacaccagcaggctgtgtaagggatattttaccaaggagagggatggagtgatgcatcagatgacctggccaccacaatcacccgaccttaacccaattgagatgatttgggatgagttggactgcagagtgaaggaaaagcagccaacaagtgctcagtatatgtgggaactccttcaagactgttggaaaagcattcctcatgaagctggttgagagaatgccaagagtgtgcaaagctgtcatcaaggcaaagggtggctactttgaggaatatcaaatataaaatatattttgatttgtgtaacacttttttggttactacatgattccatgtgtgttatttcatagttttaatgtcttcactattgttctacaatgtagaaaatagtcaaaataaagaaaaacatttgaacgagtaggtgtgtccaaacttttgactgatactgtatgtcaAAGTGTGATCAACAAAAACATTGTTTCAATTAGGAGAACGAGAGAAAAAGTACCCTAAAACTTCAACCCTTTCTTTTTTCAGAGCCTAAAACACGTTTCACACGCTACCGCTCATGGAACTCACAAATGTATCCAGTGTGGAAAGATGGGGACTCCCGATACAGAGACTGTTGGACAGGTGTGTTCTCACTTTACTGCACATTTTTATAGACCAATCAACGTCTATCAAAATGTTTACCTCTTTCTATTGATGTATTTATCACTCTCTGTCACCAGGTGGCGAAGTTACATTCGATGTGAAAAACGATGCACCCACCCTGACTGGCTCAAAGGCAACCTTTAACATCAACCTTCGCCTTCCGTCAAACCAGACAGTACGTCCTGATGGACAGGTGGTGTGGGTGCATAACTGCACTGTCAATGGTGAGCTTTCCTTTCAAATTCAACCACTATACCATATCATCGACCCCACAGTTTTTTTTTGTCGTATAGGCCTACAATCTTTTTTCTAGTGTTCCTAACCTTTTATGTTAAACTGGGTGTGATCCTCTTCTCCTACAGGAACACAGTACCGTCAGGGCCAGGCTGTGTACCCCGACCAGGTCTCTGGTCATTCAGGAGAGTACAGTGGTGTTTTCCCTGATGGCACCCCCTTCACTGGGACAGCAGACAGGAAACCCCACTACGTGTTTGTGTGGACGACATGGGGTAAAAACAAGCTCTTTCATTTACAGACATTGATGTGAGAAAGTGCCAACACAATAACCCAATGCATTCTGGTATTGACCAAGCTGTGCGCAGTGTGCACTGGGAAATCATTCCTTTGATAAGAGGTTTTAAAGGATTAGTAAAGCAGCTGCTGTTCCTCTGAGCTTTGTCAACTCAAGGGTTGATCATCAGGCCATTCAGTTAAATTTTATAGCCGTTGCTGTGTTTTCTAACTACTGCTGCTTTGGATCCCAGGACGTTACTGGCAGGTGGCAGGCGGGCCCTCCTCTTCTCTCACCATCGGCACAGACAATGTGCCCCTAGGCTCTTACAACATGGAGGTGGTCATCTACCACTGCCGTGGCAAGGACAAGTTCATCCCTCTGGGCTACGCCTCCACAACCTTCTCCATCACAGGTGGGCAGCTGTTTAAGAGGAAACACTTACCAAATTTAAATGCACAaagtattattttattttaaacagCAAATCAATCAACCCTAATTTGACTTCAATTGATCATTTTAGATCCTTTGAATTTATTCTCACGATCTTTCACAACATTAACTTGACATGTTTTGCCTTATGCCTCCCCAGACCAGATCCCCTTCACGGTGTCGCTAACCCAAATTAACGATGTGAACCAGGCTGATCAGAGCTTCATCCAGAACCGGGCCATTGTCTTCAGCATCAGCCTCCATGACCCCAGCCAGTACCTCAGCACCTCAGACGTCACCTTTAACTGGGACTTTGGTGACAACAGCGGTACCCTTATCTCCAAGGAGCGCCAGGTCACACACATGTACCTCACCGCTGGCACCTACAGGCCTCAGGTGGTCCTGATGGCAAGCATCCCCAACGGCTGTGACACGCCTGCAGACCCCACCACTGCTAACCCCACTGGTGAGAGACATCATTTTCTATTTTACAGCGCATCCATTTATCAAAAACAATATTTCCTTTACCAAAGTCATTTCATATTCAGTGCATATAACATATGTAACAGTTGTAagtaaaatgtgttgtttttgtgttttcaACCAGTATTGGCCAGAGCCCCTGCCATGGTTGTGGTGGTCTCTACCCCAGAGGCAGCTCCAGCTGACATCGCCCTGGATCTACTCGCCTCTGATGTTGCCCCGGCTGAGGCTGCAGATACAGTTGCAGCCAATGACACAGATGCAGTCGAAGCCGATGCCGCAGTCGAACCCGCAGACACAGCCAATGCCGCAGCCGAACCCACTGCCGAAGGCACAGCCTCAGAGGGAGTCGAGGTGGTTGCCACAGTGGCCCCTGCGACAGAGGATGCCACTGCTGTCCCAGCAGCAGAAGATCCAGCTGTTGTCTCGGCAACAGAGGACAATGCCGCTGTCCCTGCAGTAGAAAACGACGCCACAGCAGAAAACACGGCTGCTCCAGGCGTTGAGGACCCCGCCGCTGTCCTGGCTGTGGAGGGAGCCACAACTGTCGCTCCAGCAGCTGAAGAGGCAGCTGCTGAAACCTCAGTGGTACAGGCTACGGCCGCAGGTGTGCCCGTCATCGACGCTGCTTCAGTAgctccagttgcagagggagaggaggctatAGTGGACCTGATGGCCACAGTCCTCCCAGAGATCCCCGTCGTAGCCTCCGTTGCTGCCACGGCGGAGGAGGCCTTGGTTGCCGATACTGGAGTGGAGGTTGCGGCTGCAACACAGGTGGCCCAGGCTGAGATGGTGGCCCCTGCTGCTAACGTCATTGTTCCTGCCGACACTGAGGCTGCCGCTGTGGTGGAGGTGGTGCCAGCTGGACCTGCTCTTGAGACCGAGGCAGCGCTAGAGGCAGAGGTCGTAGAGACTGTGAATGAGGTTGCAGCTGTGGCTCTTGTTGTGGCTAAAAGGCAGGTTCCGGAACTTACAGCAACTGACAACTGTATGATCTACCGCTATGGCTCCTTCTCGACCTCAGTGGATGTCGTCCGTAAGTCCACATATGTCCAGATACTGTTGACGTGTTTTCAATACAGTCGCAGCTGAGATGTAAAATGCAGgtgacggttgctgataatgatCTCACAATCTATCTCATTTCTCAGAGGGTATTGAGAGTGTGGAGATCACCCAGGTGGCCAACGTGGTGTATCTGGCAACTGAGGTGGTGCAAAATGCTGTGGACCTGACCATCACATGCCAGGGGAGGTGAGTAGCCAGCCAGCAGTGGAGACAGGACCCAAGGAACTGTGCACATTCTATTGAAATTAGCATTTTGAACATTGCCATCCCCTGCACTTCATATCTCCACCTTCTCTTTACTTAGCCTGCCCAATGAAGTGTGCACCATTATCTCGGACGCAGACTGCATCACCCCTGTGGAGACCGTTTGTAACAACGTGACACCCTCCCCAGATTGTCAGATGATACTTCGACAGTTTTTCAATGAATCTGGAGTGTTCTGCATCAATGTTTCCCTGACAAATGATGCTAGTCTGGCAGTGGCCAGTGCTAAAGTCAGTGTGACAGTGGGTGAGTGAAATTTAACGAACAACCGTACATAAAGCTTTATGAACTTCAAAAAATGTTTTCTATTACATTTCACTGATCTGCGGAGTGTACTGTACCATACCTTACTCATACtgtgtgttgtggttgcaggCTCCAACTCCTCCCCAGCAGGCACTGTGGCCGCGGTTCTGGGTGTCTTGGTCCTTGTCTGTGTTGTTGGTGCCATCGCTTTGACCTACAAGTGAGTGAAAGACAGTTCGAACCACCGTAAACTTTTCATGATGCAATGAAAGTCACACAATTCCTGGTTTCTCAAAATTGATACTTGATTTATGATCCACAAAAATGATTGACCCATAGTGGTCCAATAAAAAAAAGATCCCATGCCATTATTATGTGCATTATATAAAAGACTGCACATAATAATGGCATGCAATCTTTTTTTTATTGGACCACTATGGATCCCCTTTTTTCACTCTACAATGAATGTCAGCTAACTTGTGTTTTCCAACCAGGCGGTTTAAGCAGTATCGCCCACTGAGGGAGGACTCCACAGGTGGCAGCATGGGCAGCTCTGGAATCACGTCTGTGCCGATGCTGCTGTGGAATCTTCTGAGCCAACAGACACCAGGAGAAAGAAGCCCACTGCTTCAGGGAAGCGTGGTGTGAACACTCCGAACCATCTGCAATGATACAGCACAAACCCATGCATGTAAAtatcactcagacacacacatccaCTCAGCATGCATGTGTACCCATAaagacacatactgtacacttgcagactcagacacacacagccaccctATAATGTGGAGACAAACTGCAACAAGAACAAGCAATATAAATCAGTTGTTTTCTGTATTGTTACACTGAAAGCAAATTTAATAAAAACGATCGTGTATTGCTAAAGTTTTTCAACATAGAACAAAAAAGAAACCCCCAAAGGCAAAATTAACGTTTGTTTCTGGCATTGCATTACTTGTGACAAAATATAATATTTATTTTGACCCACATACTTTTTTATTTAAGAAAAACTGATTAAAGTCAAAAATCAAATAATTTATGCTGTACTTTTTGTGTACTTGTTACGCACTATTCTTTAGAATGTAATCATAACAATGAATGATTGTCTTTTAAGCTTCCAACATATTAATTTGCTTTGCTAACTGTTCTAATTTGAATTGCCAATAACATCACAGCACTTTTGTTTTTATAACATATTTAGTGTCCCCTCAAAAGGAAGTATTTACATTTCAGTGACGTAAGAATTTTCAACTATACCTCAAAATTATAACGTTCCGAGTCCGAACTAATCTTGCATCCTTGATTTTGTCCTCCATGCCCTTACGGGTTGAgtggtttatatatatattatatatataaaaaatggcTTATTATTGAAAGGTAAAGTCTATTCAACATTTAACTGTTATGGGTTTTTTCATTACTTAGCCACGAATAAAGAGAAGGAACCCATTCCTGAAGTAGCACAGAGGTTTGGCCACAGGGTGTCATGGTAGAAGTACTGTAACATTAAAAGGAATTGATTGAAGTATAAGGCTAATGTACGTACTGAAAGGAATTAGGTTAAATCCAAGTAAGTTAGGGAAAATTATCTCAAGACTGAATAGAGCTCTAATTGTCATCACATTCAATACTAAAGTGTCCTCTTCTTAATGTAAACCAGTTGCTGTCCAAGGTAAGATTATATGATTTTTTTCATGAATGCTCATTAAATATAAATTACAAGCTATTGCTTTTATGCTATATttttcagatttaaaaaaagaataGCAGGAAATTCTCAAGGAAATTATCTCAGGGATTCTTGAAAGTCGGGACAATCCTTGTCCGGCAGCGAAACTTTTTTTacagtttaaaaaaatgaattCTGGTATATTATTTGATATTAGAATGTACATTTAGGGACATTTTATAAGGGAAAGATTTGTTTTTAGAATTTTCTAAGTAGTTTCAATATTATTAATTTCCATGTAGACTTTATTCATGGAAATGCCTTTTTCCAGAGCAAAGGATCCCAATTTCAAATTCTAAAAAAAAAGTATTCTAACTGTCAATTATGGATTTTAACAGAAAAATAATCTTATGTAGTTTTCTAGCAATAGCCCTCTGTGACTAAAGTTTCTCTATCAAAACTGTGATTCCAAAAAGATGTCTGAATACGTGGTCAACTCTGTCAGATTTGTCTAATATCCTAAAAGAATCAGGAATGAGCAGGGTCAactatagtgccttcagaaagtattcacacccctttacctttccacattttgttgtgttacagcctgcatttaaaatgtattagatttagattttgtgtcactgatctacacacaataccccataatgtcaaagtggaagtatTTTATTTTagacatgttttttatttttaatgtcAACCTAAActgtattgagtcaataagtattcaactcctttgttataGCAAACCCctataagttcaggagtaacaaTGTGCTTAACATATTatgcataataagttgcatggactcattccgtgttcaataatagtggttaacaacATTTTTGAAagctacctcatctctgtacccaacacacatacaattatctgtaaggtagtagtgaatttcaagcacagattcaaccacgaaGACAAGGGACGTTTTTCAATGCCTCGTaaagaagggcaccgattggtCTTAgtctaaaaaaatgtaaaagcagacgctaaatatccctttgagcatggtgacgttattaattaggctttggatagtatatcaatacacccagtcactacaaagatataggCATCCTTcctgctggagaggaaggaaactgctcaaggatttcaccatgaggccaatggtgattttataatagtgacagagtttaatggttgtgatatgagaactgaggatggatcaacaacattgtagttactatgcaatactaacctaaatgacagagtgaaaaggaagcctgtacataattcaaataaatacatttactttTTCTCCTTGAATTAGAAGTGTTatgttggggcaaatccaacacatcactgagtaccactcttcatattttcaagcatggtggtggctgcatcatgttacttgtcatcggcaaggactagggagtttttttgataaaaataaacagaaaacaGCTATCAGCACTGGCAAAATCCTAcaggaaaatctggttcagtctgcttccaacagacactgggagacaaagtcacctttcagcaggacaataacctaaaacacaaggccaaatctacgctggagttgcttaccaagacgacttaaatcggcttgacaAATCTATTTCAAcaattgaaaatggctgtctagcaatgatcaacaattagcttgaatatttttttaaagaataatgggaaatatattgtacaatccaggtgtgcaaagctcttagagatgtcaggacccggttacgaacctgggtctccggagtgagaaacagtcacttaaccaactgagccacgaatagtcagcagaacccagaagatgaggcagacacagcagtacttgagacggtgtatttaataaagtaaaaagtgaagtccttcaggaaaacatgtaactccacaacctcaaaaggaattccacaagaacaaaggtaatccaagacaaaaaggtaaatccacaaggtggtaggtatagcataaaaagcctcaaaagatactcaaaaataaataaacaagaacaaaaaaacagaattccacaagagcgtccaccgggatcaacaagagttcacagaatactagggctgggtgctaacatacaaacacagagcaaagaactgaggaaaactaagggtttaaatacaatcaggggaaaacgaggcacaggtgcaaataataatggggatcaagggaaaacataaggtcaaaaagcacaatgggggcatctagtgaccaaaaaccggaacaaccctggccaaatcctgacaagagacctacccaaaaagactcaaatGTAATCACCGCAAAGGTTGCTtctgcaaagtattgactcaggtgtgtgaatacttatgtaagtgagatatttcttaatttcattttcaataaattagcagaAAATTCTCACACATGttctcactttgtcattatgggatattgtgtgtagatggttgagaatgtatttttatttaattttaattcGGGCTGTAacaacaatgtggaataagtaaaggagtatgaatactttctgaaggcactgtataccacAAGGACCCCTTATTCATGTCCTCATTACATGTAATGCAACAAGACCACTCATGGTCTGGAAAGTTCTCTACCTTTGATAGATTTAAACAAACAATATTGGAATCACCATGGTCACAAGTTCACAACCATAAACTGTAAACTCCATCTGCCTGACAGAATATGCATTTTGGTTCAAATATGTTACATTTAATTAGGATTTAGAGTCATAAAGCAACTGAGAAAAAAGGTTGCTGCTGTGTATACCACTtgaatgaagaagaaaaaaacatttttgacaACTCTGTCAGAGTGCTGAAATATCTGATCGAATGGTTGTGTTTTTATTGGGGATTTTCAACTCTGTCACTGATGGCTAACCCCCTTAAGATCTTTTTTTCTGCAATATTGTGaagaaaacatttttttcacTGTTCTGTAATATATGCTTAAATAATTGAAGTATTTGCTGTGCTAGACCTAATGGATCATGTTTTCTTTAACGTTTAACGTAGAAAAACATTCCAAATGGTAACCAAATTAACCCTGGAGAAGTAGTGCTATAAAACAAAACAAGAAGTTTAGAGATTTGTATTACATAATCTAATGTTAGAATGAAACAATCAAGACCTTTAAACACTTGTGGACAGTAAATGAAATGCCTTTTATGGTGTCTGACGGAGGTTACATAAATCCAGTTAGTTGCATTTTATGTTCCTTTACATGGTGTGATAGCTGATACTTTGGTCTATCAAAATTCAgtaccaaaaaaaagtgttaaacaaatcaaaatatattttagattttaatttcttcaaagtagcaaccctttgccttgatgacagcgttgcactctcttggcattctctcaaccagcttcatgaggaaagtttttcaacagtcttgaagaagttcacatatgctgagcacttggagCATTAGTGCTatagaacaaaacaaaaataagtaTAGAGATTTGTATTACATATTTGAATAATCAAATGTTAGAATTAAACAATCAAGGCCGTTACACATTTGTGGACAGTAAATGAAGttcacaaatgctgagcacttgttggctgcttttccttcactctgcggtccaactcatcccaaaccatctcaattgggttgaggttgagtgattgtggaggccaggtcatctgatgcagccctctccttcttggtcaagtagaccttacacagcctggaggtgtgttgggtcattgtcctgttaaaaaacaaacaaattatagtaccac
Protein-coding regions in this window:
- the LOC135539867 gene encoding protein QNR-71-like, whose translation is MRTLLAVLVLAISSAALEAKPKTRFTRYRSWNSQMYPVWKDGDSRYRDCWTGGEVTFDVKNDAPTLTGSKATFNINLRLPSNQTVRPDGQVVWVHNCTVNGTQYRQGQAVYPDQVSGHSGEYSGVFPDGTPFTGTADRKPHYVFVWTTWGRYWQVAGGPSSSLTIGTDNVPLGSYNMEVVIYHCRGKDKFIPLGYASTTFSITDQIPFTVSLTQINDVNQADQSFIQNRAIVFSISLHDPSQYLSTSDVTFNWDFGDNSGTLISKERQVTHMYLTAGTYRPQVVLMASIPNGCDTPADPTTANPTVLARAPAMVVVVSTPEAAPADIALDLLASDVAPAEAADTVAANDTDAVEADAAVEPADTANAAAEPTAEGTASEGVEVVATVAPATEDATAVPAAEDPAVVSATEDNAAVPAVENDATAENTAAPGVEDPAAVLAVEGATTVAPAAEEAAAETSVVQATAAGVPVIDAASVAPVAEGEEAIVDLMATVLPEIPVVASVAATAEEALVADTGVEVAAATQVAQAEMVAPAANVIVPADTEAAAVVEVVPAGPALETEAALEAEVVETVNEVAAVALVVAKRQVPELTATDNCMIYRYGSFSTSVDVVQGIESVEITQVANVVYLATEVVQNAVDLTITCQGSLPNEVCTIISDADCITPVETVCNNVTPSPDCQMILRQFFNESGVFCINVSLTNDASLAVASAKVSVTVGSNSSPAGTVAAVLGVLVLVCVVGAIALTYKRFKQYRPLREDSTGGSMGSSGITSVPMLLWNLLSQQTPGERSPLLQGSVV